In Andreesenia angusta, the following are encoded in one genomic region:
- the rpmJ gene encoding 50S ribosomal protein L36, which translates to MKVRPSVKKICEKCQVIKRKGKVMVICENPRHKQKQG; encoded by the coding sequence ATGAAGGTAAGACCATCAGTAAAAAAGATATGTGAAAAATGTCAGGTTATCAAGAGAAAAGGTAAAGTAATGGTTATCTGTGAGAACCCAAGACATAAGCAGAAACAAGGATAA
- the secY gene encoding preprotein translocase subunit SecY has product MLSTLRDAWKVPELKGKMIYTLLMILVFRIGASVPVPGVDTGVIAQMFDTSQAGGLLSFLDLMSGGAFKNFTVFALNIYPYITASIILQLLTVAIPSLESLAKEGDVGRKKISKYTKYLTIVLAVVQAVGLSLGFFNQAIMDRSFMSVAVVVITLTAGTCFLVWLGGQITEKGVGNGISLIIFIGIVSGAPSGAARLFELYKAGAAGIVSIVAFLVIALLIIVGVIIIQEGQRKIPVQYAKRVVGRKMYGGQSTHIPIKVLMAGVIPVIFSTSLLQFPQIVALFFKGGFADFVTKYLTLGGTLGTWIYSILNVILILFFTYFYTAIQFNPIEYANNLKQNGGFIPGIRPGKPTSDYLGKILSKITFLGAIVLAIIATVPVIVESILGLGIQFGGTAVLIVVGVVLETMKQLETQMLMRHYKGFLK; this is encoded by the coding sequence TTGCTATCAACTCTTAGAGACGCTTGGAAAGTGCCCGAACTAAAGGGCAAGATGATATACACACTGTTGATGATCTTAGTATTCAGGATAGGAGCTAGCGTTCCTGTTCCTGGAGTTGATACAGGGGTAATAGCACAGATGTTTGACACTAGTCAAGCCGGAGGACTTCTGAGCTTTCTGGACCTTATGTCTGGGGGAGCTTTCAAGAACTTCACAGTCTTTGCACTAAATATATACCCATATATCACAGCTTCAATAATACTTCAGTTGTTGACAGTTGCTATTCCGAGTCTTGAGTCGCTTGCAAAAGAAGGCGACGTTGGAAGGAAGAAAATCAGTAAGTACACTAAATACTTGACTATAGTGTTGGCGGTAGTTCAAGCTGTAGGATTGAGTTTAGGATTTTTCAACCAAGCGATAATGGACAGAAGCTTTATGTCGGTTGCAGTTGTAGTCATAACGTTGACTGCGGGTACTTGCTTCCTTGTATGGCTTGGAGGACAGATTACTGAAAAGGGAGTGGGAAATGGTATCTCACTTATAATCTTTATAGGAATAGTTTCTGGAGCCCCATCAGGTGCAGCGAGACTTTTTGAGCTGTATAAGGCAGGGGCGGCGGGAATAGTTTCTATAGTGGCATTCCTTGTTATAGCACTACTGATAATAGTGGGAGTTATAATAATCCAGGAAGGTCAGAGAAAGATTCCAGTTCAGTACGCAAAGAGAGTTGTAGGCAGAAAGATGTACGGTGGACAGAGCACCCATATTCCAATAAAAGTGCTGATGGCAGGGGTTATTCCAGTAATATTCTCTACGTCGCTACTTCAGTTCCCGCAGATAGTGGCATTGTTCTTTAAAGGCGGATTCGCAGACTTCGTCACAAAGTACCTTACACTTGGAGGAACACTTGGAACTTGGATATACTCTATACTGAACGTCATATTGATACTGTTCTTTACTTACTTCTATACGGCAATTCAATTTAATCCTATAGAATATGCCAATAACTTGAAGCAGAACGGTGGATTTATTCCAGGGATAAGACCAGGAAAGCCAACGTCTGACTATTTAGGAAAGATACTTTCTAAGATAACATTCTTAGGAGCTATAGTGCTTGCGATAATAGCCACAGTTCCAGTTATAGTTGAGTCTATACTAGGGCTTGGAATACAATTTGGAGGCACTGCAGTTCTGATAGTTGTAGGAGTTGTCTTAGAGACTATGAAGCAGTTAGAAACTCAGATGTTGATGAGACATTACAAAGGGTTTTTAAAATAG
- the rpsD gene encoding 30S ribosomal protein S4 has product MARYTGPVCRLCRREGQKLYLKSDKCYTDKCPMNTRNYAPGQHGQARTKKLSEYGVQLREKQKVRRYYGILEKPMLKYFLMADKMQGITGENLLKVLESRLDNVVFRMGLASSRIEARQLVVHGHFLVNGKKVDIPSYLTSVGDVIEVKEKSKKSPKFKHIQENSQGNTPSWVESDMENLSGKIVAESTREDIDLPIEEHLIVELYSKNK; this is encoded by the coding sequence ATGGCAAGATATACGGGACCAGTATGTAGACTTTGTCGTAGAGAGGGACAAAAGCTATACTTAAAGAGTGATAAATGTTATACAGATAAATGTCCAATGAACACTAGAAACTATGCTCCAGGGCAACATGGACAAGCTAGAACTAAGAAACTTTCTGAGTACGGAGTACAGTTAAGAGAAAAGCAGAAAGTGCGTAGATACTACGGAATACTTGAAAAGCCTATGCTTAAGTATTTCCTAATGGCAGATAAGATGCAGGGAATAACAGGTGAAAACCTACTTAAAGTACTAGAGTCAAGACTAGACAACGTAGTTTTCAGAATGGGACTTGCTTCTTCAAGAATAGAAGCTAGACAGCTTGTAGTTCACGGACATTTCCTAGTGAATGGAAAGAAAGTAGATATACCTTCTTACCTGACTAGCGTTGGAGATGTTATAGAAGTTAAGGAAAAGAGCAAGAAGTCTCCTAAGTTCAAGCATATACAAGAGAACAGTCAAGGAAATACTCCTTCATGGGTAGAATCTGACATGGAGAACCTAAGCGGTAAAATAGTTGCTGAGTCTACAAGAGAAGATATAGATCTTCCAATAGAAGAGCACCTTATAGTCGAGCTTTACTCTAAGAACAAGTAG
- the rplQ gene encoding 50S ribosomal protein L17, translating into MAKLRKLGRRTDHRDAMLRNQVTSLLKNGKITTTVTRAKETKRMAEKMITLAKRGDLHARRQVLAYVYDETVVKNLFDEIAPKYAERNGGYTRILKMGPRRGDAAEMGILELV; encoded by the coding sequence ATGGCAAAACTAAGAAAACTTGGACGTCGTACAGACCACAGAGACGCTATGCTTAGAAACCAGGTTACTAGCCTACTGAAGAACGGAAAGATAACAACTACAGTGACTAGAGCCAAAGAGACAAAGAGAATGGCTGAAAAGATGATAACTCTTGCTAAGAGAGGAGATCTACATGCAAGACGTCAAGTACTAGCTTATGTATATGACGAGACAGTAGTTAAAAACTTATTTGATGAAATAGCTCCTAAGTATGCAGAGAGAAACGGTGGATACACTAGAATCTTGAAAATGGGACCTCGTAGAGGCGACGCTGCAGAGATGGGAATACTAGAGCTAGTTTAA
- a CDS encoding DNA-directed RNA polymerase subunit alpha has product MIEIEKPRIDIVETNEDGTYSKFVVEPLERGYGTTLGNSLRRILLSSLPGAAVSSIKIQGVLHEFSTVPGVYEDVSEIILNIKGIAAKAYTDEPVMLVIDAKGPKEIKAGDIVTGPDVEILNKDLHIATLEDDAELFMELEMVRGRGYTPAEKNKKEDQPIGVLPIDSIFTPVKKVNFTVEDTRVGQFTDYDKLTLEVWTDGSIKPDEATSLGAKVLNEHLNLFIGLTDHVNDVEIMVEKEEDKKEKVLEMTIEELDLSVRSYNCLKRAGINTVEELTQRSEDDMMKVRNLGKKSLEEVQHKLAELELGLRKTEE; this is encoded by the coding sequence ATGATAGAGATAGAAAAACCAAGAATAGATATAGTTGAAACAAATGAGGATGGAACCTACAGTAAGTTTGTGGTTGAACCTCTAGAGCGAGGATATGGAACGACACTGGGAAACTCTCTTAGAAGAATACTACTGTCGTCTCTTCCAGGAGCAGCGGTTTCTTCTATTAAAATTCAGGGAGTTTTGCATGAATTCTCAACTGTACCAGGTGTATATGAAGATGTATCAGAGATAATACTGAACATAAAAGGTATAGCTGCCAAAGCTTACACAGATGAACCTGTTATGTTGGTGATAGATGCAAAAGGGCCTAAGGAAATAAAAGCCGGAGATATCGTGACCGGACCAGATGTAGAAATCCTAAACAAGGATCTTCACATAGCTACGCTAGAAGATGATGCTGAGCTGTTTATGGAGCTAGAGATGGTTAGGGGAAGAGGATATACTCCAGCTGAGAAGAACAAAAAAGAAGATCAGCCTATAGGGGTTCTTCCTATAGACTCGATATTTACTCCAGTTAAAAAGGTCAACTTTACCGTTGAAGACACTAGAGTAGGACAGTTTACTGATTATGACAAGCTTACGTTAGAAGTGTGGACTGATGGATCTATAAAGCCAGATGAAGCTACTTCGCTAGGAGCGAAAGTGCTCAATGAGCATCTGAACTTGTTTATAGGTCTTACGGACCATGTGAACGACGTGGAGATAATGGTAGAAAAAGAAGAGGACAAGAAAGAAAAAGTCCTTGAAATGACTATCGAAGAACTAGATCTTTCAGTTAGATCTTATAACTGCTTGAAGAGAGCAGGTATAAATACAGTAGAAGAACTTACTCAGAGAAGTGAAGATGATATGATGAAAGTCAGAAATCTTGGAAAAAAATCCCTTGAAGAGGTTCAACACAAGCTTGCAGAATTAGAATTAGGTTTAAGAAAAACTGAAGAATAG
- a CDS encoding energy-coupling factor transporter ATPase: MVEIENVSHGYSKDREQLVLDDLSLKVRRGEFLVVLGHNGSGKSTLAKLINGILVPREGSIKVNGMDTADENTIWEIRQTAGMVFQNPDNQLVATVVEEDVAFGPENQGIESSEIRRRVDESLKSVDMYEYRKNAPHMLSGGQKQRVAIAGVIAMKPDCIILDEPTAMLDPSGRREVIDIVKKLNREEGKTIIHITHYMDEAIDADRIVVMESGKIAMEGTPIEVFGDVEKIRGLGLDVPQVTELAFELVKAGLDIDPKVLRIEELVDRI, from the coding sequence ATAGTTGAAATAGAAAACGTGAGTCATGGATACTCTAAAGACAGAGAGCAGCTTGTACTAGACGACTTAAGCCTCAAGGTGAGAAGAGGAGAGTTTCTGGTTGTGCTAGGTCACAACGGCTCAGGCAAGTCTACTCTGGCGAAATTGATAAATGGGATTCTAGTGCCCAGAGAGGGAAGTATAAAAGTGAATGGCATGGACACAGCTGACGAGAATACGATATGGGAGATAAGGCAGACAGCTGGAATGGTCTTCCAAAATCCTGACAACCAGCTTGTGGCTACAGTGGTGGAAGAAGATGTGGCATTCGGGCCTGAAAATCAGGGCATAGAGTCCTCTGAAATCAGAAGAAGAGTGGACGAATCTCTGAAGTCCGTTGACATGTACGAGTACAGAAAGAATGCCCCACATATGCTTTCAGGTGGACAGAAGCAGAGAGTTGCCATAGCAGGAGTTATTGCTATGAAGCCAGACTGCATAATACTGGATGAGCCTACAGCTATGCTAGACCCCTCAGGAAGAAGAGAGGTCATAGATATAGTGAAGAAGCTGAACAGAGAAGAGGGAAAGACTATAATCCATATAACCCACTATATGGACGAGGCCATAGACGCAGACAGAATAGTCGTGATGGAGTCAGGCAAGATAGCTATGGAGGGCACTCCGATAGAAGTATTTGGAGATGTGGAGAAAATAAGAGGCCTTGGGCTGGATGTGCCACAGGTGACAGAGCTTGCCTTTGAACTTGTGAAAGCAGGACTGGACATAGACCCAAAAGTGCTTAGAATAGAAGAGTTGGTGGACCGCATATGA
- the infA gene encoding translation initiation factor IF-1, with amino-acid sequence MSKKDVIEVEGTVVEALPNTMFKVKLENGHEILAHISGKLRMNFIRILPGDKVTIELSPYDLTRGRITWRNK; translated from the coding sequence ATGTCTAAAAAAGATGTTATAGAGGTAGAAGGGACCGTAGTTGAAGCTCTTCCAAACACTATGTTTAAAGTAAAGCTTGAAAATGGTCATGAAATATTAGCACATATATCTGGGAAATTAAGAATGAACTTCATCAGAATTTTACCAGGTGATAAAGTTACAATAGAGTTATCTCCCTACGATCTAACTAGGGGCAGGATAACTTGGCGTAACAAGTAG
- the map gene encoding type I methionyl aminopeptidase, whose translation MIILKSKREIEIMREAGRVVAETHAFLKEVIKPGITTKELDTLAENFIRSKNAIPGFKGYGGFPGTICASINEEVVHGIPSMRELKEGDIISIDIGSIVDGYYGDSAKTYPVGDISEENQKLIDVTKESFYRGMEFAKLGYRLSDISHAIQTYVEENGFSVVTDYVGHGIGRNMHEEPPIPNFGPAGKGPRLQEGMVLAIEPMVNIGTRKVKVLSDNWTVVTLDKKNSAHYEHTIAITSDGPEILTAL comes from the coding sequence ATGATCATACTGAAAAGCAAGAGGGAAATAGAGATAATGAGAGAGGCAGGAAGAGTTGTAGCAGAGACTCATGCCTTTCTCAAAGAAGTTATAAAGCCTGGGATAACTACAAAAGAGTTAGACACACTGGCCGAAAACTTCATAAGAAGCAAGAATGCCATTCCGGGTTTTAAAGGATATGGAGGCTTTCCAGGAACCATATGTGCATCTATAAATGAAGAGGTGGTTCATGGAATACCTAGCATGAGAGAGTTAAAGGAAGGCGACATAATAAGCATTGATATAGGTTCAATAGTGGATGGATACTATGGAGATTCGGCGAAAACTTATCCTGTAGGAGATATATCCGAAGAAAATCAAAAGCTTATAGACGTGACAAAAGAGTCATTCTATAGGGGAATGGAGTTTGCAAAACTGGGCTATAGACTTTCTGATATATCACATGCTATACAGACTTATGTCGAGGAAAACGGATTTTCTGTAGTTACGGATTACGTAGGACATGGCATCGGCCGAAACATGCACGAAGAGCCACCTATTCCTAACTTTGGACCCGCTGGAAAAGGGCCAAGACTTCAAGAGGGAATGGTACTAGCAATAGAACCTATGGTGAATATAGGGACTAGAAAAGTTAAGGTATTAAGTGACAACTGGACTGTAGTTACACTGGATAAGAAAAACTCAGCCCACTATGAGCACACTATAGCTATAACTTCAGACGGTCCGGAAATATTGACTGCCCTATAG
- the rpsM gene encoding 30S ribosomal protein S13 yields MARIAGVDLPREKRVEIGLTYIYGIGRTRSNEILEKTGISPMTRVRDLTETEVNDLRSVIDTYMVEGDLRREVALNIKRLREIGSLRGYRHRRGLPVRGQNTKNNARTRKGPKRLVSKGKKK; encoded by the coding sequence ATGGCTAGAATTGCTGGCGTAGACTTACCTAGAGAGAAGAGGGTAGAGATAGGACTTACTTATATATACGGTATAGGAAGAACTAGATCAAACGAGATACTAGAAAAAACAGGTATCAGCCCGATGACTAGAGTAAGGGATTTAACTGAGACTGAAGTTAATGATTTAAGAAGCGTAATAGACACTTATATGGTTGAGGGAGACTTGAGAAGAGAGGTTGCCTTAAACATAAAGAGACTAAGAGAGATAGGAAGTCTTAGAGGATACAGACATAGAAGAGGACTACCAGTTAGAGGACAGAACACTAAGAACAACGCAAGAACTAGAAAAGGTCCTAAGAGATTAGTAAGCAAGGGTAAAAAGAAATAA
- a CDS encoding adenylate kinase — MRLVLLGPPGAGKGTQAAGIVEKYKIPHISTGDIFRKNIKEGTELGKKAKDYMDKGLLVPDELVVEIVKDRLTESDCSEGFLLDGFPRTVAQADSLNSELESMEIKLDKVINIDVSKEELIERAVGRRICKDCGATYHIKFNPTKAEGVCDVCGGELYQRDDDNEETVTKRIEVYIDQTQPLIDYYKEKGILADIDGRQSIDKVFSDIVDTLGSVK; from the coding sequence TTGAGACTAGTATTGCTAGGGCCACCTGGAGCCGGAAAAGGAACGCAGGCGGCAGGAATAGTGGAAAAGTACAAGATACCTCACATATCTACAGGAGATATTTTCAGAAAGAACATCAAAGAGGGAACTGAGCTAGGGAAAAAGGCAAAAGACTATATGGACAAAGGTCTACTAGTTCCAGATGAGCTTGTAGTTGAGATCGTAAAAGACAGACTTACAGAGTCAGACTGCTCGGAAGGATTTTTGCTTGATGGATTCCCAAGGACAGTTGCTCAAGCTGATTCGTTGAATTCTGAACTTGAGAGTATGGAGATTAAGCTTGATAAAGTTATAAATATAGACGTTTCAAAAGAAGAGCTGATAGAGAGAGCTGTTGGAAGAAGGATATGCAAGGATTGCGGAGCAACTTACCATATAAAATTCAACCCAACTAAAGCTGAAGGCGTATGCGATGTATGCGGCGGAGAGCTCTACCAGAGAGACGACGACAACGAAGAAACAGTTACTAAGAGAATCGAAGTATATATAGATCAGACGCAACCGCTTATAGACTATTACAAGGAGAAGGGCATACTCGCCGATATAGATGGAAGGCAGAGCATTGACAAAGTGTTCTCTGATATAGTCGACACACTAGGGAGCGTTAAGTAA
- a CDS encoding KOW domain-containing RNA-binding protein, whose amino-acid sequence MTTAEVEIGQIVKSKQGRDKGKIYLVLEIVSGDYVLLVDGDTRKINNPKKKKIKHLMVYNSKINDIIEKLKQESLDDFFIKKSLAPFKS is encoded by the coding sequence ATGACAACTGCAGAAGTGGAGATAGGACAGATTGTCAAGTCTAAACAAGGCAGAGATAAGGGTAAGATATATCTAGTGCTTGAAATTGTATCAGGAGACTACGTTCTTCTGGTGGACGGAGATACTAGAAAAATAAACAACCCTAAAAAGAAAAAAATTAAACATTTAATGGTTTATAATTCTAAAATTAATGATATAATAGAAAAGTTGAAGCAAGAAAGCTTGGATGATTTTTTTATAAAAAAATCTTTGGCTCCTTTCAAATCTTGA
- a CDS encoding energy-coupling factor transporter ATPase, producing the protein MSIVIENLEYIYGEGTPFVKKALKNINLVIEKGSFLGLIGHTGSGKSTLIQHINGLLKPSAGRIAVNGECITDGSVKLKSIRQKVGLVFQYPEHQLFEETIYKDIAFGPINLGLSEEEISRRVASAMESVGLDFEKYREKSPFDLSGGQKRRVAIAGVLAMEPEVLILDEPTAGLDPRGRDEILEKIVELRTLKPDITIVLVSHSMEDIAELVDRIILMNDGEIKLDGTPREVFRNVEQVESYGLAVPQITYFMRALKAKYSGIDDEIYTIAEAKQEILRVMGGKTYD; encoded by the coding sequence ATGAGCATAGTTATAGAAAACCTAGAGTATATATACGGAGAGGGGACTCCCTTCGTCAAAAAAGCCTTAAAGAACATAAACCTTGTGATAGAGAAGGGGAGTTTTTTAGGGCTTATAGGGCATACAGGCTCAGGGAAGTCCACGCTTATACAGCATATAAATGGTCTGCTTAAGCCAAGCGCTGGAAGGATAGCTGTGAACGGCGAATGCATAACTGATGGGAGTGTGAAATTGAAGTCGATCAGGCAGAAGGTGGGACTTGTATTTCAATACCCTGAGCATCAGCTTTTCGAGGAGACCATATACAAGGACATAGCTTTTGGACCTATAAACCTTGGGCTTTCAGAGGAAGAGATATCTAGAAGAGTCGCTAGCGCCATGGAGTCTGTGGGGCTGGACTTTGAAAAGTACAGGGAAAAATCGCCTTTCGACTTGAGCGGAGGACAGAAGCGAAGAGTTGCTATAGCAGGTGTACTGGCTATGGAGCCTGAAGTGCTTATACTGGACGAGCCTACAGCAGGACTTGACCCTAGGGGGAGAGACGAGATACTGGAGAAGATAGTTGAGCTTAGAACTCTAAAGCCTGATATAACCATAGTGCTTGTATCACACAGCATGGAGGACATAGCAGAGCTTGTGGACAGGATAATACTGATGAACGACGGAGAGATAAAGCTTGACGGAACTCCTAGAGAGGTTTTCAGAAACGTGGAGCAGGTGGAAAGCTACGGATTGGCTGTCCCACAGATAACTTACTTTATGAGAGCGCTTAAGGCCAAGTACAGCGGTATAG
- the rpsK gene encoding 30S ribosomal protein S11 — protein MAKKGVKTRVKRRERKNIERGQAHIQSTFNNTMVTLTDTKGNVISWASAGQLGFRGSRKSTPFAAQMAAEEAAKKAMEHGLKSVEVYVKGPGSGREAAIRSLQASGLEVSLIKDNTPIPHNGCRPPKRRRV, from the coding sequence TTGGCTAAAAAAGGTGTTAAGACACGTGTTAAGAGAAGAGAGCGTAAGAATATAGAAAGAGGACAAGCTCATATACAGTCTACTTTTAATAACACTATGGTTACTTTGACTGATACAAAAGGAAATGTAATTTCATGGGCGAGTGCAGGACAACTAGGATTCAGAGGATCTAGAAAATCTACTCCTTTCGCTGCTCAGATGGCTGCTGAAGAAGCTGCTAAGAAAGCTATGGAGCACGGACTAAAGAGCGTAGAGGTATATGTAAAGGGACCTGGATCAGGTAGAGAAGCGGCTATAAGATCGCTACAGGCTTCAGGACTAGAAGTGAGCCTAATAAAAGACAATACTCCAATACCACATAACGGTTGTAGACCGCCAAAGCGTAGAAGAGTTTAA